One window of Doryrhamphus excisus isolate RoL2022-K1 chromosome 13, RoL_Dexc_1.0, whole genome shotgun sequence genomic DNA carries:
- the LOC131140079 gene encoding uncharacterized protein LOC131140079 isoform X3: MASKTQQNVMVFDEGGVASPAAAPVANNLPQRFGRASRHILEQGEQGSDGSHKDTGTIGQAEVRPRTFSSSPIGPSAMKPPTCDFLAPDSTRRGIRVTLDNNNMWNEFFRCQTEMIITKQGSRMFPYCRFRISGLQPSSKYVLILDIQPLDGSHYTWTGTSWQVAGKAESHIRSPPFTHPDSPSTGQQWMQNPVSFYKLKLTSNTADKEGNAILHPMHRYVPRLHLVQTEKADEDIKLSGSNVATFTFQQTEFMAVTAYQNSQFAQLKVDYNPFAKGLKEDTIGSWGLKLKTHKEAHQYGEEKTSEQQPLKRNLKSLLANHKSRNSQDPKASEAASVLKASSGSGTKVLEGISCSKSRPAQKLIAELIREAHVSLKRCTLESSVASQTPEQTNAKTTPGKGCSQDVPQADGKSIPSCQEISPQDKSDAADSGCSDKVSREVVSEQKCQSKVGLEHSVKRPAQLTLPALARFLKQHSTKTKKVKSKPESPPNQALPNVQKGTNTASTDQPSSTSCNLKPNDPTMSPRIADQITKNDPGKVTESIQQPSSPSLLFQDTMASPGPKGSRNIDCVLESGEPEPIVLEEKTVLDNVEQSLSNHEIFSCSAHTTSSASPVLPPLFDTPLASAHVSNTLSSESKSVGFLPDSPCSPFGFEPLSPASSPEPLPSLPVSFALDLDSVTSEPPEGLPARDDSCPSVFKWHTVLPPAEPYVDSSFAVFQPTSTLSLDSSLLPSETPNVSSQSPSNPQSQTATDIQSKTSVDSQTLIHSDAPVVHALSFQENEQPLPFPGELSPLVLPLALSPTFSSLDGEGLSPTPSIADLVHFFSTDDHLGMGMDFPSTDSLTPPCPPDASAEVNTNRHPHHVPLVPSPKDLKCKKRPRRQKLAKSDPDQKMDGSAYTAMQPNLEEVEEQLFISFTSKEALKLHIADSEEKESRRPVASSQVQLQQLTEEPTNEVTIAAFEKVLLKDVKMMKHQQIIHPVLQEVGLKMNLLDPTLSIDLQYLGVRLPIPPPGSSQEPPSQELPPLQSASTSFVSRTGKTTDLTQIKGWREKFTPSETSTVPPPSTSEVCVASEQNKKNLSAFCSDMLDQYLESEAKLIDERATSFSQPPVELPPLYELPASSSSYVRPLNSILKKPTSDLISGFIPPSKRSRVPVREQKATRKVDRKQKTYQPEAVPVSPASQPAVPTSTAHPQSQHKDHLTELPTEPPKPHKEPPTVQSSLSKRTELFPAPPHRPALNRRKNLKSKTSPKVPSRSLRTADLPPLESDSEVDDANPPGVPGLSVTRGLLRQKDLEDVVTWRGRPRNFITEERATIALTSLFTLMGFVCDNPTAPIQLPLRPAAPCLNDFCRLGCICSSLAYTSRISHCGRPQCMLGCSCLKQKVVLLKNLDGSDSSPSPHGTGKKRKRKRMKMAYILKEADSVSQPADRVRTLWKTGDRGLDPEPIHVPEPALRSSSTVSTRISSKASEDSGSCARVRRFAGKNGTIRHQVIQEVPERPPSKPRRRKFQGTKTKVHSGAPQAQPAASSPPQNLSTYSKPSRRLTILTECRWKLNGDRDYVLKKLCETMAQDRLDKPFWARKYHINPISQTVEETGAGRCIHYKVLISRRDKLEQGDYTALVAEDAEPVKDGPRQEEEEVESVDNWQREVAEEPEPVEDWQREIMEEDLVEDWQRELNESDLEEQRVHEESKSLNMEKRKLSVDMALPFLMGISPAGFLSARKKTPGGKDPIEVNGKLYPLAKIQLGGMGALHPANRLAAYLTGRVLGNRKQQAPASLTEPPQSLPALPPVTVTPTTCAPSVKYITIPPPPSVAASGLPAPPAVVPTAAIKTVASTNHIMKAPVKSNHQSAPTSGSAPPTGSVLLTLPPPRAPIRLPVLSCPQPPPSSSVRMVLRQVHNPTGLRYYRKPDGNLVQLIPVTQLRPPSTVVKTGSATSVLMDSSHVLMASSRPTCPTLPSSVYNMSGLKSFTVTKGSGSLSNNGMYTLKILPVTSKADQVQLNSQKVPAQPTHLTPTSPLTSAAHSVKPGIKAETVPDEREDETTLTTLRSDVTPSPTLIHPAPEPARDLVDLDIICVDDDDDDDDVAAGKDPGAKRLIEEVNMPDPSSDETENSSDFTDNSSDDNSMDVAGGSPQVKSVNSCKVVMERMRRSRISQLVGALKHEVELDAATSTLATLKTATRVIEKLRTSEIRLKRKKMVLAKKRDHLLAVVPSTGHSRHDGSPETQAGSPGSVGADGLRLAAQGGNLCVVTGKKSIAFRSGDDAIEELNECGQELSSEAVTPQVCEDLQRCTRTDSHQSGPNSYLDEKRKAANQLTPTDDNNASCSQKLHHEQAPPTPALPTPSTDHRAFRQLQGSAPRGKVSNESAVRNRRKTTPNILRRRKNLASSSRTRVRPTTRQAIIASDTAMVTAAALPRQPVLTLPLVAGQLASSSTAGAAPVNVNVPIATNQHMYLAAVPLPPTTPNLNSVFHLAPPTNALQPRPTERLPHVPVALLLGSGGSDPASDRKQCQEAEDGLKPLVNKIAPLETAAVSKVGLNSHTASDESCKGAVLTPPPLLHMKVGGTKTECPPKTETSLEARDDGVSWRPMPRLVPLGMRGVPPN, from the exons ATGGCATCGAAGACGCAGCAGAACGTGATGGTGTTTGATGAAGGCGGAGTGGCAAGCCCTGCAGCCGCTCCCGTGGCCAACAATCTGCCCCAGCGCTTTGGCAGGGCGAGCCGACACATTCTGGAGCAAGGTGAACAAGGATCAGATGGAAGCCACAAAGACACAGGAACAATAGGCCAAGCGGAAGTGCGGCCAAGAACATTCAGCTCGTCACCCATTGGACCGTCTGCCATGAAACCGCCTACATGTGACTTCCTGGCACCTGACAGCACCCGCAGAGGCATTAGAGTGACTTTGGACAACAACAATATGTGGAACGAATTCTTCAGGTGTCAAACTGAAATGATTATCACCAAACAAGGCAGCAGGATGTTTCCGTATTGTCGTTTTCGCATCTCCGGCTTGCAGCCATCCAGCAAGTACGTCTTAATTTTGGACATTCAACCTCTAGACGGAAGTCATTACACATGGACTGGTACTAGCTGGCAAGTGGCCGGGAAGGCGGAGAGTCACATCAGGAGTCCACCATTCACTCATCCAGACTCGCCTTCAACGGGTCAGCAGTGGATGCAGAATCCTGTTTCCTTTTACAAACTGAAGCTCACGAGCAACACCGCCGACAAGGAGGGCAATGCCATACTACACCCAATGCATCGCTACGTGCCGCGCCTACACTTGGTCCAAACGGAGAAAGCCGATGAAGACATTAAGCTAAGTGGGTCCAATGTAGCTACGTTCACTTTCCAACAGACCGAGTTCATGGCTGTCACTGCATACCAGAACTCCCAGTTTGCTCAGCTGAAAGTGGACTATAACCCTTTTGCCAAAGGACTGAAAGAGGACACCATAGGATCATGGGGCCTGAAACTGAAAACGCACAAAGAAGCACACCAATATGGAGAGGAAAAAACCAGTGAGCAGCAACCTTTGAAGAGAAACTTGAAATCTTTGCTTGCAAATCATAAAAGTAGAAACTCCCAGGACCCCAAGGCTTCGGAGGCGGCTTCAGTCCTAAAAGCCTCTTCTGGATCCGGTACCAAAGTTTTGGAGGGCATTTCCTG CAGCAAATCACGGCCAGCACAGAAGTTAATTGCTGAACTCATTCGAGAGGCGCATGTTTCCCTGAAAAGATGCACTCTGGAGTCGTCGGTTGCCTCCCAAACACCTGAGCAAACCAACGCTAAAACCACACCAGGGAAGGGCTGCAGCCAAGATGTCCCCCAAGCTGATGGAAAGTCCATCCCATCATGTCAGGAAATTTCACCACAGGATAAGAGTGATGCTGCAGACAGTGGATGTTCTGACAAAGTGAGCAGAGAAGTCGTTTCAGAACAAAAATGTCAGTCGAAGGTTGGACTAGAACACAGTGTTAAACGTCCGGCACAGCTTACTCTGCCAGCTTTGGCTCGGTTTTTGAAACAACATTCAACCAAGACCAAAAAAGTCAAGAGCAAGCCGGAATCTCCTCCTAACCAAGCTCTCCCTAATGTCCAAAAAGGAACGAACACAGCTTCTACAGATCAGCCTAGTTCTACAAGTTGTAACCTTAAACCCAATGATCCAACTATGAGCCCAAGAATAGCAGACCAGATTACTAAAAATGATCCTGGAAAAGTGACTGAATCCATTCAACAGCCCTCCAGTCCCAGTCTGTTATTCCAAGACACCATGGCCTCTCCGGGACCAAAGGGCTCAAGAAATATTGATTGTGTTCTGGAAAGCGGTGAACCAGAGCCAATcgttttggaggaaaaaacagTATTAGACAATGTTGAGCAGTCATTGAGTAACCACGAGATTTTTAGTTGTTCAGCTCATACTACCTCATCCGCATCTCCCGTATTGCCCCCCCTGTTTGACACGCCATTAGCCTCTGCACATGTTTCAAACACCCTGTCCTCAGAGTCCAAGTCTGTCGGTTTCCTTCCTGACTCACCCTGCTCACCCTTTGGTTTTGAGCCTTTGTCCCCTGCGAGTTCTCCAGAGCCACTACCTTCTCTACCGGTCTCTTTTGCATTAGACCTGGACTCTGTCACCTCTGAGCCTCCTGAGGGATTGCCAGCCCGGGATGATTCTTGCCCGTCCGTCTTTAAATGGCACACGGTGTTACCGCCTGCAGAGCCCTATGTGGACTCTTCCTTCGCAGTGTTCCAACCCACATCAACTCTTTCACTGGACTCGTCTTTATTGCCTTCTGAAACCCCCAACGTTTCATCCCAATCTCCGTCAAACCCTCAATCCCAGACTGCCACTGACATTCAGTCAAAGACTTCTGTTGATTCACAGACTCTTATCCATTCGGATGCCCCAGTTGTTCACGCACTTTCGTTTCAAGAGAATGAACAGCCCCTACCTTTTCCGGGAGAACTGTCGCCCCTCGTCCTTCCGTTGGCTCTGTCTCCAACATTCTCCTCTTTGGACGGAGAAGGTTTGTCACCCACACCTTCAATTGCAGATCTTGTGCACTTTTTTTCTACTGATGATCACCTTGGAATGGGGATGGACTTTCCAAGCACCGATTCGCTGACACCTCCCTGCCCGCCTGATGCTTCAGCGGAAGTCAATACAAACCGTCATCCTCATCATGTTCCATTGGTCCCGTCCCCCAAGGATTTGAAGTGCAAAAAGAGGCCACGACGGCAAAAGCTCGCCAAGTCCGACCCGGATCAGAAGATGGATGGCTCGGCCTacaccgccatgcagcctaaccTTGAAGAAGTAGAGGAGCAACTCTTTATCTCCTTCACATCCAAG GAGGCCCTCAAACTTCACATTGCAGACTCTGAAGAGAAAGAAAGCAGGCGTCCGGTGGCGTCATCACAAGTTCAACTGCAGCAGCTGACTGAAGAACCAACCAATG AAGTGACAATAGCTGCCTTTGAGAAAGTTCTTCTGAAAGATGTAAAGATGATGAAGCACCAGCAGATCATCCACCCGGTGCTACAGGAGG TTGGACTGAAGATGAATCTGCTGGATCCGACTCTGTCCATCGACCTGCAGTACCTCGGTGTTCGTCTACCCATCCCTCCTCCTGGAAGTTCTCAGGAGCCCCCTAGCCAAGAGCTCCCGCCGTTACAAA GTGCTTCCACGTCGTTTGTGTCAAGAACGGGGAAAACCACAGATTTGACCCAGATTAAAGGTTGGAGAGAAAAATTTACTCCATCTGAAACATCCACGGTTCCGCCACCCTCCACGTCCGAAG TGTGCGTTGCCTCAGAGCAGAACAAGAAGAACTTGTCTGCTTTCTGCAGCGACATGTTGGATCAGTACCTGGAGAGTGAGGCCAAGCTGATAGACGAGCGTGCCACCAGCTTCTCTCAGCCGCCGGTAGAACTGCCGCCCCTCTACGAGCTTCctgccagcagcagcagctacgTGCGCCCCCTCAACAGTATTCTCAAAAAGCCCACCTCAGATCTCATCTCTGGATTCATCCCACCTTCCAAGAGATCCAGAGTCCCCGTCAGGGAGCAAAAAGCCACTAGAAAAgttgacaggaagcagaagacTTACCAACCTGAAGCTGTTCCTGTTTCGCCAGCGTCTCAACCAGCAGTTCCAACCTCAACCGCCCACCCCCAGTCACAGCACAAGGACCACCTCACAGAACTTCCCACAGAACCTCCAAAACCACATAAAGAACCCCCCACTGTCCAATCATCGTTATCCAAGCGCACAGAACTGTTCCCAGCCCCCCCTCACCGTCCCGCCCTCAACAGGAGAAAAAATCTCAAATCTAAAACCTCCCCTAAGGTCCCGAGCAGGTCCTTGCGAACGGCGGACTTGCCCCCCCTGGAGTCTGACTCTGAAGTGGACGATGCAAACCCTCCTGGTGTCCCTGGACTGTCAGTGACTCGAGGTCTGCTCAGGCAGAAAGACTTGGAGGATGTCGTCACATGGCGGGGTCGACCTCGCAACTTCATCACGGAAGAAAGAGCAACCATTGCTCTGACGTCCCTCTTCACCTTGATG GGATTCGTGTGCGACAATCCTACTGCTCCCATCCAGCTGCCCCTCAGGCCCGCCGCCCCCTGCCTCAACGACTTCTGCCGGCTGGGCTGCATCTGCTCCAGCTTGGCCTACACGTCCCGCATCAGCCACTGCGGACGCccgcaatgcatgctgggatgcAGCTGCCTCAAGCAGAAGGTGGTCCTGCTCAAGAACCTGGACGGCTCAGATTCAAGCCCGTCCCCTCACGGCACCGGCAAGaagaggaaaaggaaaaggatgAAGATGGCCTACA TTCTGAAGGAGGCCGACAGCGTCTCTCAGCCGGCTGATCGGGTGCGGACTCTCTGGAAGACGGGCGATAGAGGATTGGACCCGGAGCCCATCCACGTCCCGGAGCCTGCCTTGCGGTCCTCCAGCACCGTCTCCACTAGGATATCTTCAAAG GCGAGCGAGGACTCTGGCAGCTGCGCCCGAGTGAGAAGATTTGCAGGAAAGAACGGAACAATACGGCATCAAGTCATCCAGGAGGTACCTGAGCGCCCTCCATCCAAACCTCGCAGGAGAAAATTCCAAGGAACAAAAACCAAAGTGCATTCAG GAGCTCCACAAGCTCAGCCGGCGGCGTCCAGTCCACCTCAGAACCTTTCGACGTACTCAAAGCCATCGAGACGCCTCACTATCCTCACAGAGTGTCGCTGGAAATTGAATGGTGACCGTGATTACGTGCTGAAGAAGCTGTGTGAAACCATGGCTCAGGACCGCCTTGACAAGCCCTTCTGGGCCAGGAAGTACCACATCAATCCCATCAGTCAGACCGTGGAGGAGACTGGCGCCGGACGCTGCATCCACTACAAAGTCCTCATCAGCAGACGTGACAAACTTGAGCAG GGTGACTACACCGCACTGGTGGCGGAGGATGCGGAACCTGTAAAGGATGGGCCCAgacaagaggaagaggaggtggagtCGGTGGACAACTGGCAGAGAGAAGTAGCCGAGGAGCCGGAGCCTGTGGAGGACTGGCAGAGGGAGATCATGGAAGAGGACTTGGTGGAAGACTGGCAGCGCGAACTTAATGAAAGCGACCTGGAGGAGCAGCGGGTGCATGAAGAGAGTAAGAGCTTGAATATGGAGAAGCGGAAGCTCAGTGTGGATATGGCTCTGCCGTTCCTCATGGGAATCTCCCCTGCTGGCTTCCTGTCGGCCAGAAAAAAGACGCCAGGCGGCAAAGATCCCATTGAG GTCAACGGAAAGTTGTATCCACTGGCCAAGATCCAGCTGGGGGGCATGGGGGCGCTCCACCCTGCCAACCGCCTGGCAGCTTATCTGACGGGCCGCGTGCTGGGCAACAGGAAGCAGCAAGCCCCGGCCTCTTTAACGGAGCCCCCTCAGTCCTTGCCGGCGCTCCCTCCCGTTACCGTAACACCCACCACTTGCGCCCCCAGCGTCAAGTATATCACCATCCCGCCCCCCCCATCAGTTGCAGCCTCCGGCCTTCCGGCGCCTCCTGCAG TGGTGCCCACGGCGGCCATTAAGACTGTGGCGTCGACAAACCACATCATGAAGGCGCCCGTGAAATCCAATCATCAGTCAGCCCCCACCTCAG GCTCGGCGCCCCCTACCGGGTCCGTGCTGTTAACGCTTCCACCACCTCGAGCCCCCATTCGGCTTCCCGTCTTGTCCTGTCCTCAGCCACCCCCCTCCTCTTCAGTCAGGATGGTTTTACGACAAGTTCACAACCCGACAGGTTTACGATACTACCGCAAACCGGATGGAAACCTGGTCCAGCTGATCCCCGTGACCCAGCTGAGACCCCCCAGCACCGTTGTCAAGACCG GTTCGGCAACATCTGTACTCATGGATTCTTCTCATGTGCTCATGGCGAGTAGTAGACCCACCTGTCCGACGCTGCCGAGCTCCGTCTACAACATGTCTGGCCTCAAGTCTTTCACTGTGACCAAGGGTTCCGGGTCCCTGAGCAACAATGGAATGTACACCTTAAAAATTCTTCCCGTGACGTCCAAAGCAGATCAGGTCCAGCTCAACTCACAGAAGGTTCCGGCCCAGCCCACCCATCTGACCCCTACCAGCCCGCTCACGTCCGCAGCCCACAGCGTGAAGCCGGGGATAAAAGCTGAGACTGTCCCGGATGAGCGTGAAGATGAGACCACGCTAACAACTCTGAGATCAGACGTCACGCCTTCGCCGACACTAATTCACCCCGCACCTGAGCCCGCTCGGGACTTGGTCGATCTTGATATCATCTgcgtggatgatgatgatgatgatgatgatgtggcgGCTGGGAAGGACCCGGGAGCCAAGCGCTTAATCGAAGAAGTCAATATGCCGGATCCATCAAGCGACGAGACGGAAAACTCGTCTGACTTCACAGACAACTCCAGTGATGACAACAGTATGGACGTGGCTGGTGGGTCACCTCAGGTCAAGAGCGTCAATTCGTGTAAG GTGGTCATGGAGAGAATGCGGCGTTCCAGGATATCTCAGTTGGTTGGTGCATTGAAACATGAGGTCGAACTCGATGCCGCCACGTCAACACTCGCTACTTTGAAAACG GCGACCCGGGTGATCGAGAAACTCCGGACCAGCGAGATACGTCTTAAGAGAAAGAAGATGGTTCTGGCCAAGAAAAGGGACCATTTGCTTGCTGTCGTTCCCTCCACAG GTCACAGCCGCCATGACGGCTCACCTGAGACGCAGGCAGGAAGTCCAGGCAGCGTGGGAGCTGATGGGTTGAGATTGGCAGCGCAGGGCGGCAATCTTTGTGTTGTCACTGGAAAGAAAAG CATCGCTTTCAGGTCAGGGGATGACGCCATCGAAGAGCTCAATGAGTGTGGACAGGAGCTCAGTTCCGAAGCCGTGACTCCTCAGGTCTGCGAGGACCTTCAGCGATGCACCAGAACCGACAGCCATCAGTCAG GTCCAAATTCGTATCTAGATGAGAAGCGCAAAGCAGCCAATCAGCTGACTCCAACAGATGACAACAATGCATCCTGCAGTCAGAAGCTCCACCATGAACAAGCTCCTCCCACTCCTGCTCTTCCCACCCCTTCAACTGACCACAGAGCTTTCCGTCAGCTCCAGGGGAGCGCTCCGAGAGGCAAAGTCTCCAACGAATCAGCGGTGAGGAACCGGCGCAAGACCACCCCCAACATCTTGCGTCGCCGCAAGAACCTCGCCTCGTCTAGTAGGACCCGTGTGAGACCCACCACCCGTCAGGCCATCATAGCATCTGACACTGCGATGGTCACGGCCGCAGCATTGCCGAGGCAACCGGTACTAACACTCCCGCTGGTGGCAGGACAGCTAGCGTCTTCTTCTACAGCAG GCGCCGCCCCAGTCAACGTCAACGTTCCCATTGCGACCAATCAGCACATGTACCTGGCCGCCGTGCCCCTCCCACCAACCA CTCCAAACTTGAACAGCGTCTTCCACTTGGCTCCTCCCACAAACGCACTACAACCACGCCCAACCGAGCGTCTGCCTCATGTTCCCGTGGCCCTGTTACTCGGCTCTGGCGGATCCGACCCAGCCTCAGACCGCAAGCAGTGCCAGGAGGCCGAAGATGGTCTCAAGCCGCTCGTCAACAAGATCGCCCCCCTTGAGACCGCCGCTGTGTCCAAGGTGGGGCTAAACAGCCACACGGCGTCTGACGAGAGCTGTAAAGGAGCCGTGCTGACTCCTCCTCCGCTGCTGCACATGAAGGTAGGCGGGACAAAGACTGAGTGCCCTCCTAAAACGGAGACTTCATTGGAGGCACGGGATGACGGTGTGTCATGGCGGCCAATGCCCAGGTTGGTTCCCCTGGGCATGAGAGGAGTCCCGCCCAACTGA